In Odontesthes bonariensis isolate fOdoBon6 chromosome 6, fOdoBon6.hap1, whole genome shotgun sequence, one genomic interval encodes:
- the LOC142382030 gene encoding alpha-N-acetylneuraminate alpha-2,8-sialyltransferase ST8SIA3-like has protein sequence MVRIAKALGLVILCVVVLILSLISYVSLRKDSLFSSSKYYMGGPRIMFHAGFRSQFAMNFLDPSFIPLTNALNEELQGKPYKWKFNRTAFYLQRKDIFNYIDIPNNFSLTKNSVRVGQLMHFDYSSHKYVFSISNNFKSLLPEISPILKKHYSMCAVVGNSGILTGSHCGPEIDQADFVFRCNFAPTEVYSKDVGKKTNLTTFNPSILERYYNNLLTIQDRNNFFLNLKKLEGAILWIPAFFLHTSATVTRTLVDFFVEHKGQLKVELAWPGNIMHDVNKYWKTKNLSPKRLSTGILMYTLASAMCDEIHLYGFWPFGWDPNTGNDLPYHYYDKKGTKFTTKWQETHQLPTEFKLLYKLHREGVTKLSLTHCS, from the exons ATGGTCCGCATCGCCAAGGCCCTGGGTTTGGTTATTCTGTGCGTCGTTGTGCTCATACTGTCGCTCATCAGCTATGTGTCCCTGAGAAAAGACAGCCTCTTCAGCTCCTCTAAATATTACATGGGAGGGCCGCGGATTATGTTTCATGCAGGTTTTCG GTCTCAGTTTGCCATGAATTTCCTTGACCCCTCCTTCATCCCACTGACTAACGCCCTGAATGAGGAACTCCAAGGAAAACCATACAAATGGAAGTTCAACCGGACAGCATTTTACCTACAGAG gaAAGATATCTTCAATTACATCGACATCCCCAACAATTTCTCCCTCACAAAGAACAGTGTGCGAGTTGGCCAGCTGATGCACTTTGACTACTCCAGCCACAAGTATGTCTTCTCCATCAGTAACAACTTCAAATCCCTGCTTCCGGAAATCTCCCCTATTCTCAAGAAGCACTACAGCATGTGTGCTGTGGTGGGAAACAGTGGCATCCTGACAGGAAGCCACTGCGGCCCTGAAATCGACCAAGCCGACTTCGTCTTCCGCTGCAACTTTGCCCCCACGGAGGTCTACTCTAAGGATGTGGGCAAGAAGACCAACCTGACTACCTTTAACCCCAGCATCCTGGAGAGGTACTACAATAACCTGCTGACCATTCAGGACAGAAATAATTTCTTTCTTAACCTGAAGAAGCTGGAGGGAGCCATCTTGTGGATCCCCGCCTTTTTCCTTCACACCTCTGCCACAGTAACCCGGACCCTGGTGGACTTCTTTGTGGAGCACAAGGGCCAACTGAAGGTTGAACTGGCCTGGCCAGGAAACATCATGCATGATGTCAACAA ATACTGGAAGACTAAAAACCTCTCTCCCAAACGTCTCAGCACTGGGATCCTCATGTACACGCTGGCCTCCGCCATGTGTGACGAGATCCACCTCTATGGCTTCTGGCCCTTTGGCTGGGACCCAAATACAGGCAATGATCTGCCTTACCACTACTATGACAAGAAAGGGACCAAATTCACCACCAAGTGGCAGGAGACTCATCAGCTGCCCACCGAATTCAAGCTGCTCTACAAGTTGCACAGGGAAGGCGTGACCAAACTCAGCCTAACTCACTGCTCATAG
- the LOC142382032 gene encoding cyclin-G2-like, translated as MRDLPGVDSLILKELKSCCAKEYNFLPRETGLKVMESTSTENHNRVSGKCRDSRVEELWSLTSFFGYSTQTFVQAVNFLDRFLTIMKVQPKHVPCIGVCCLHIAAKIVEEERNVSPTHELIRISQSKFTVSDLNRMEKIISEKLCVEPKAVTALTFLHLYYSAVTSLCPGREEIPSIGRLEAQLKACLCRLVFSKAKPSVLALSLIAQEFEALQSITLLKIVQEFQRHLKIGDSELLHWKELVAKCMTEYCSSECNKPNNKKLVWILSRRTAESLQTSHFSVPGLPTIPELSWDESESEDSSEDMSCGEDTPCGSLGSDGEGAFFPSTFFNCGQ; from the exons ATGAGGGATCTTCCAGGCGTTGACAGCTTGATCTTGAAAGAGCTGAAGTCATGTTGTGCCAAAGAGTACAACTTTCTTCCCAGGGAGACTGGCCTGAAAGTGATGGAGTCGACTTCCACAGAG AATCACAACAGAGTGTCTGGAAAATGCAGAGACAGCAGAGTGGAAGAGCTGTGGAGCCTGACCAGTTTCTTTGGCTACAGCACTCAAACCTTTGTTCAAGCTGTCAATTTCCTTGACAGATTCCTCACTATTATGAAG GTGCAGCCCAAACACGTGCCCTGCATTGGAGTGTGCTGTCTTCACATCGCTGCCAAAATTGTTGAGGAAGAGCGCAATGTCTCACCCACTCATGAACTCATTCGCATCAGCCAAAGCAAGTTCACCGTGTCTGACCTCAACCGTATGGAGAAGATCATTTCAGAGAAACTCTGTGTGGAGCCCAAAGCAGTGACCGCCTTAACCTTTCTACACCTCTACTACTCTGCCGTCACCTCCCTGTGTCCTGGAAG GGAGGAGATCCCAAGCATTGGGAGACTGGAAGCCCAGCTAAAAGCCTGCTTATGCCGGCTTGTTTTCTCTAAAGCAAAA CCATCAGTGTTGGCGCTGTCCCTCATTGCTCAGGAGTTTGAAGCCCTCCAATCAATCACATTGTTGAAGATTGTGCAGGAATTCCAAAGGCATCTAAAG ATTGGTGACAGTGAGCTGCTCCACTGGAAAGAGCTCGTGGCCAAGTGCATGACTGAGTACTGCTCGAGCGAATGCAACAAaccaaacaacaaaaagcttgtttGGATCTTGTCCAGGAGGACAGCAGAGAGTCTTCAGACAAGTCATTTCAGTGTACCTGGTCTGCCAACTATCCCTGAGTTGAGCTGGGATGAGAGTGAGAG CGAGGACTCCTCTGAGGACATGAGCTGTGGAGAAGACACTCCATGCGGCTCGTTGGGAAGTGACGGTGAAGGAGCCTTCTTCCCCTCCACGTTTTTCAACTGTGGACAGTGA
- the LOC142382031 gene encoding uncharacterized protein LOC142382031 isoform X1 translates to MSSGFPTSELQSFGLPNDIGAPTLPPPKNLIQTQEAADTHSTSLRLRFNSLSLDELSDELDRRTKETQRLQEEVENATRIALERFGCSYGNTSPGQSCHNHDSSEESTTLSAHQQAVSQPLVCSLDTLKREVVQRDGSSSENEALENAIDNCLQQLSDLQLNKTRDQPEQDTFNPQGAVMNLHIKLHEVQMEKDVLSDLRLKDSRKHVDQMEKMLCMLEELQSIKRSADQKLQETEDEALALHRKVAALEQTIKGMYHTLCGHNSVSTQGVNSQTQQSLINANEDLNNNTDKLQDRQFSSKGPLGTEEYNGVNKQERMEDVITSVGQGMATLTEKLSSSTDNSSRLCDKLELLKKLSERQTSLHRCQISKLESTLSSYKDKVCCLQQELLEAQTQLLNTQREKEQSLQQAQELHSQLEQLKRCCVQQQLELHEDTEVLRGQLEMAREQFCKTVQEKASLQALLEQRAQEKRESQELLQEKHEELHFRQQETQKHLARLEEAQSQCQTLQAEQETSRLKLSDRQKMIDVLRLQTESSIQMTVQHSHKIDSLQQENSLLISQLNQHKLEIQQLTADLVHHKSDLAAVERERQQLQASVTEHLRHVREETLEKQNVSAQLELQHIQLLTLTKEHKELQLLHSCKNDEHEGVVTKLQSQLRSAHDELEKIRHTLRTFHGADGHGLKVAFDMQKEITARREQVDSLQGKIQHLEENMEKLQQEKRFQNLETQRQLQELAFIREEKRQLNEELKTLRSKDQQLRERISELEAILHKMTESFANCQDFLQLRDQEYFRLKLQHALDLKELQGQNLCTAPVEPPPDLDSPTPSARSVPPSSQRASDGQIKRQQESCAGELRSLVKELRGVISQNRRPHTDKSAAGSSFHRRRSAPGRESRTTLSTDSTDEVKAGSRLRRKTCGSEPRFLRTAEPNRKTVDKSHFISSPATAAMCTRFPQLVSQGRRSPVHSLLTSDPNS, encoded by the exons ATGTCGTCGGGATTCCCGACTTCTGAGCTACAGAGTTTCGGGCTACCTAATGACATCGGCGCTCCCACTCTTCCTCCACCGAAGAATCTAATACAGACACAAGAGGCAGCTG ATACCCATAGCACTTCTCTTCGGTTGCGATTCAACAGTCTATCCCTGGATGAGCTGAG TGATGAGCTTGACAGACGAACCAAGGAAACACAAAGACTTCAAGAGGAGGTGGAAAATGCAACCAGAATAGCCTTGGAGAGGTTTGGCTGCTCTTATGGCAACACTTCCCCCGGACAAAGCTGCCACAATC ATGACTCATCTGAAGAGTCCACCACTCTTTCAGCCCACCAGCAGGCAGTGAGTCAGCCTCTGGTCTGCAGTCTGGATACTCTGAAGAGGGAGGTGGTTCAAAGAGATGGAAGCTCTTCTGAAAATGAGGCTTTGGAAAATGCAATAGATAACTGTCTTCAACAGCTGTCAGATTTGCAGCTCAACAAG ACACGCGATCAACCTGAACAAGACACATTTAATCCTCAGGGAGCAGTCATGAACCTCCATATAAAGCTGCATGAAGTCCAGATGGAGAAGGATGTCCTGTCTGACCTGAG ATTGAAGGATTCGAGGAAGCACGTTGATCAGATGGAAAAGATGCTGTGCAtgctggaggagctgcagagcATCAAAAGGTCTGCGGACCAGAAGCTCCAAGAGACAGAGGATGAGGCGTTGGCACTTCACAGGAAAGTAGCAGCACTGGAACAGACTATAAAGGGCATGTACCATACACTGTGTGGACATAACTCTGTCAGTACTCAAGGTGTGAACAGCCAAACACAGCAATCTCTGATTAATGCAAACGAGGACCTCAACAATAACACAGACAAGCTGCAGGACAGACAATTTTCA TCAAAAGGACCCCTGGGGACTGAGGAATACAATGGAGTAAATAAGCAAGAACG GATGGAAGACGTGATTACAAGTGTTGGCCAGGGGATGGCAACGTTGACTGAAAAATTGAGCTCTTCAACAGACAACAGCAGCCGTCTGTGTGACAAGCTGGAGCTGCTAAA AAAACTGTCAGAGAGACAGACATCACTGCACCGATGTCAGATCAGTAAACTTGAGTCAACCCTCTCCAGCTACAAAGATAAG GTTTGTTGTCTGCAGCAAGAGCTCCTTGAGGCTCAGACTCAGCTGTTAAACACccagagagaaaaagaacaatCACTGCAACAGGCACAGGAGCTTCACTCCCAGCTCGAACAACTCAAG AGGTGCtgtgtgcagcagcagcttgagctCCATGAGGACACAGAGGTCCTGAGAGGACAGCTGGAGATGGCCAGGGAGCAGTTTTGCAAAACTGTGCAAGAGAAAGCCAGCCTACAGGCCCTCCTGGAACAGAGGGCCCAGGAGAAGAGGGAATCCCAGGAACTCCTACAGGAGAAACATGAGGAACTTCACTTCAGGCAGCAAGAAACCCAAAAG CATCTCGCCAGGTTGGAAGAGGCCCAGAGTCAGTGTCAGACTCTGCAGGCTGAACAAGAAACATCGAGGCTGAAGCTCAGTGACAGACAGAAGATGATAGATGTTCTGAGGCTGCAGACGGAGAGCAGCATCCAGATGACAGTACAGCACAGCCACAAGATTGACAGCcttcagcaggaaaacagcctCCTCATCAGCCAGCTGAACCAGCACAAGCTGGAGATTCAGCAGCTCACG GCTGACTTAGTCCACCACAAGTCAGACTTGGCTGCTGTGGAACGTGAGAGGCAGCAGCTCCAGGCCTCTGTGACTGAGCATCTTCGCCATGTCCGAGAGGAGACTCTGGAGAAACAGAACGTTAGCGCccagctggagctgcagcataTACAGCTACTCACCCTTACCA AGGAGCACAAGGAGCTGCAACTCCTCCACAGCTGTAAGAATGATGAGCATGAGGGTGTGGTGACGAAGCTCCAGAGTCAGCTGAGGAGTGCCCACGATGAGCTCGAGAAGATCAGGCACACCCTGAGGACATTCCACGGAGCAGACGGACACG GCCTCAAGGTGGCCTTTGACATGCAGAAGGAGATCACTGCCAGAAGAGAGCAGGTCGACTCTCTGCAGGGCAAAATCCAACATCTGGAGGagaacatggagaagctgcagcag GAGAAGCGCTTCCAGAACCTGGAGACCCAGCGGCAGCTGCAGGAGCTTGCCTTCATCAGGGAGGAGAAGAGACAACTAAACGAGGAGTTGAAGACGCTTCGCTCCAAAGACCAACAGTTAAGGGAGCGGATCAGCGAGCTAGAGGCAATCCTTCATAAG atgacagaaagctttgCAAACTGCCAGGATTTCCTCCAGCTCAGGGATCAGGAGTATTTCCGTCTGAAACTCCAGCATGCTCTGGACTTAAAG GAGCTCCAAGGTCAGAATTTGTGCACGGCTCCGGTTGAGCCTCCACCTGACCTGGACTCCCCGACCCCGTCTGCACGCTCTGTTCCACCCTCCTCCCAACGTGCCTCCGACGGTCAGATCAAG AGGCAGCAGGAGAGCTGCGCCGGCGAGCTCAGATCTCTCGTCAAAGAGCTGCGAGGAGTGATTTCACAGAACCGCAGACCGCACACTGATAAGAGTGCCGCTGGCAGCAGCTTCCACAGGAGGAGGTCTGCTCCAGGGAGAGAGTCCAGAACAACGCT CAGCACTGACAGCACTGATGAAGTGAAAGCTGGCTCCAGGTTGAGGAGAAAAACCTGCGGCAG TGAGCCTCGTTTCCTGAGGACAGCTGAGCCGAACAGGAAAACAGTCGATAAGA GTCATTTTATATCAAGCCCAGCGACTGCAGCGATGTGCACCCGCTTCCCACAGCTCGTCTCACAGGGACGCAGGTCACCCGTACACTCgctcctgacctctgacccaaACAGCTAA
- the LOC142382031 gene encoding uncharacterized protein LOC142382031 isoform X2, with amino-acid sequence MSSGFPTSELQSFGLPNDIGAPTLPPPKNLIQTQEAADTHSTSLRLRFNSLSLDELSDELDRRTKETQRLQEEVENATRIALERFGCSYGNTSPGQSCHNHDSSEESTTLSAHQQAVSQPLVCSLDTLKREVVQRDGSSSENEALENAIDNCLQQLSDLQLNKTRDQPEQDTFNPQGAVMNLHIKLHEVQMEKDVLSDLRLKDSRKHVDQMEKMLCMLEELQSIKRSADQKLQETEDEALALHRKVAALEQTIKGMYHTLCGHNSVSTQGVNSQTQQSLINANEDLNNNTDKLQDRQFSSKGPLGTEEYNGVNKQERMEDVITSVGQGMATLTEKLSSSTDNSSRLCDKLELLKKLSERQTSLHRCQISKLESTLSSYKDKVCCLQQELLEAQTQLLNTQREKEQSLQQAQELHSQLEQLKRCCVQQQLELHEDTEVLRGQLEMAREQFCKTVQEKASLQALLEQRAQEKRESQELLQEKHEELHFRQQETQKHLARLEEAQSQCQTLQAEQETSRLKLSDRQKMIDVLRLQTESSIQMTVQHSHKIDSLQQENSLLISQLNQHKLEIQQLTADLVHHKSDLAAVERERQQLQASVTEHLRHVREETLEKQNVSAQLELQHIQLLTLTKEHKELQLLHSCKNDEHEGVVTKLQSQLRSAHDELEKIRHTLRTFHGADGHGLKVAFDMQKEITARREQVDSLQGKIQHLEENMEKLQQEKRFQNLETQRQLQELAFIREEKRQLNEELKTLRSKDQQLRERISELEAILHKMTESFANCQDFLQLRDQEYFRLKLQHALDLKELQGQNLCTAPVEPPPDLDSPTPSARSVPPSSQRASDGQIKRQQESCAGELRSLVKELRGVISQNRRPHTDKSAAGSSFHRRRSAPGRESRTTLTDSTDEVKAGSRLRRKTCGSEPRFLRTAEPNRKTVDKSHFISSPATAAMCTRFPQLVSQGRRSPVHSLLTSDPNS; translated from the exons ATGTCGTCGGGATTCCCGACTTCTGAGCTACAGAGTTTCGGGCTACCTAATGACATCGGCGCTCCCACTCTTCCTCCACCGAAGAATCTAATACAGACACAAGAGGCAGCTG ATACCCATAGCACTTCTCTTCGGTTGCGATTCAACAGTCTATCCCTGGATGAGCTGAG TGATGAGCTTGACAGACGAACCAAGGAAACACAAAGACTTCAAGAGGAGGTGGAAAATGCAACCAGAATAGCCTTGGAGAGGTTTGGCTGCTCTTATGGCAACACTTCCCCCGGACAAAGCTGCCACAATC ATGACTCATCTGAAGAGTCCACCACTCTTTCAGCCCACCAGCAGGCAGTGAGTCAGCCTCTGGTCTGCAGTCTGGATACTCTGAAGAGGGAGGTGGTTCAAAGAGATGGAAGCTCTTCTGAAAATGAGGCTTTGGAAAATGCAATAGATAACTGTCTTCAACAGCTGTCAGATTTGCAGCTCAACAAG ACACGCGATCAACCTGAACAAGACACATTTAATCCTCAGGGAGCAGTCATGAACCTCCATATAAAGCTGCATGAAGTCCAGATGGAGAAGGATGTCCTGTCTGACCTGAG ATTGAAGGATTCGAGGAAGCACGTTGATCAGATGGAAAAGATGCTGTGCAtgctggaggagctgcagagcATCAAAAGGTCTGCGGACCAGAAGCTCCAAGAGACAGAGGATGAGGCGTTGGCACTTCACAGGAAAGTAGCAGCACTGGAACAGACTATAAAGGGCATGTACCATACACTGTGTGGACATAACTCTGTCAGTACTCAAGGTGTGAACAGCCAAACACAGCAATCTCTGATTAATGCAAACGAGGACCTCAACAATAACACAGACAAGCTGCAGGACAGACAATTTTCA TCAAAAGGACCCCTGGGGACTGAGGAATACAATGGAGTAAATAAGCAAGAACG GATGGAAGACGTGATTACAAGTGTTGGCCAGGGGATGGCAACGTTGACTGAAAAATTGAGCTCTTCAACAGACAACAGCAGCCGTCTGTGTGACAAGCTGGAGCTGCTAAA AAAACTGTCAGAGAGACAGACATCACTGCACCGATGTCAGATCAGTAAACTTGAGTCAACCCTCTCCAGCTACAAAGATAAG GTTTGTTGTCTGCAGCAAGAGCTCCTTGAGGCTCAGACTCAGCTGTTAAACACccagagagaaaaagaacaatCACTGCAACAGGCACAGGAGCTTCACTCCCAGCTCGAACAACTCAAG AGGTGCtgtgtgcagcagcagcttgagctCCATGAGGACACAGAGGTCCTGAGAGGACAGCTGGAGATGGCCAGGGAGCAGTTTTGCAAAACTGTGCAAGAGAAAGCCAGCCTACAGGCCCTCCTGGAACAGAGGGCCCAGGAGAAGAGGGAATCCCAGGAACTCCTACAGGAGAAACATGAGGAACTTCACTTCAGGCAGCAAGAAACCCAAAAG CATCTCGCCAGGTTGGAAGAGGCCCAGAGTCAGTGTCAGACTCTGCAGGCTGAACAAGAAACATCGAGGCTGAAGCTCAGTGACAGACAGAAGATGATAGATGTTCTGAGGCTGCAGACGGAGAGCAGCATCCAGATGACAGTACAGCACAGCCACAAGATTGACAGCcttcagcaggaaaacagcctCCTCATCAGCCAGCTGAACCAGCACAAGCTGGAGATTCAGCAGCTCACG GCTGACTTAGTCCACCACAAGTCAGACTTGGCTGCTGTGGAACGTGAGAGGCAGCAGCTCCAGGCCTCTGTGACTGAGCATCTTCGCCATGTCCGAGAGGAGACTCTGGAGAAACAGAACGTTAGCGCccagctggagctgcagcataTACAGCTACTCACCCTTACCA AGGAGCACAAGGAGCTGCAACTCCTCCACAGCTGTAAGAATGATGAGCATGAGGGTGTGGTGACGAAGCTCCAGAGTCAGCTGAGGAGTGCCCACGATGAGCTCGAGAAGATCAGGCACACCCTGAGGACATTCCACGGAGCAGACGGACACG GCCTCAAGGTGGCCTTTGACATGCAGAAGGAGATCACTGCCAGAAGAGAGCAGGTCGACTCTCTGCAGGGCAAAATCCAACATCTGGAGGagaacatggagaagctgcagcag GAGAAGCGCTTCCAGAACCTGGAGACCCAGCGGCAGCTGCAGGAGCTTGCCTTCATCAGGGAGGAGAAGAGACAACTAAACGAGGAGTTGAAGACGCTTCGCTCCAAAGACCAACAGTTAAGGGAGCGGATCAGCGAGCTAGAGGCAATCCTTCATAAG atgacagaaagctttgCAAACTGCCAGGATTTCCTCCAGCTCAGGGATCAGGAGTATTTCCGTCTGAAACTCCAGCATGCTCTGGACTTAAAG GAGCTCCAAGGTCAGAATTTGTGCACGGCTCCGGTTGAGCCTCCACCTGACCTGGACTCCCCGACCCCGTCTGCACGCTCTGTTCCACCCTCCTCCCAACGTGCCTCCGACGGTCAGATCAAG AGGCAGCAGGAGAGCTGCGCCGGCGAGCTCAGATCTCTCGTCAAAGAGCTGCGAGGAGTGATTTCACAGAACCGCAGACCGCACACTGATAAGAGTGCCGCTGGCAGCAGCTTCCACAGGAGGAGGTCTGCTCCAGGGAGAGAGTCCAGAACAACGCT CACTGACAGCACTGATGAAGTGAAAGCTGGCTCCAGGTTGAGGAGAAAAACCTGCGGCAG TGAGCCTCGTTTCCTGAGGACAGCTGAGCCGAACAGGAAAACAGTCGATAAGA GTCATTTTATATCAAGCCCAGCGACTGCAGCGATGTGCACCCGCTTCCCACAGCTCGTCTCACAGGGACGCAGGTCACCCGTACACTCgctcctgacctctgacccaaACAGCTAA